From the Sulfurospirillum tamanense genome, one window contains:
- the truC gene encoding tRNA pseudouridine(65) synthase TruC: protein MASKLFALYFGELMWANKELEILYRDDCLVAVNKPSGLLVHKSMIDRHEQFFALQMVRDQIGQHVFPVHRLDKPTSGVLLFALDALTARRLGEQFMEHHPQKTYLAIVRGFVNEVGVVDHPLREKLDKIADKHARQDKEAQEAITAFAPLAQVELAHAVGGFETARYSLVELRPQTGRKHQLRRHMKHLSHPILGDTKYGRGEHNQFAREHYGCRRLLLHAADLTFTHPYAKETLVLRAGVDEMFQKVCEMNGWREVLEPYM, encoded by the coding sequence ATGGCATCAAAATTATTTGCATTGTATTTTGGAGAACTAATGTGGGCCAATAAAGAACTTGAAATCCTCTACCGTGATGACTGCCTTGTGGCGGTCAATAAGCCCAGTGGCTTGCTCGTGCACAAGTCGATGATTGACCGCCATGAACAATTTTTTGCCCTGCAAATGGTGCGCGACCAAATTGGGCAGCATGTTTTTCCAGTGCATCGGCTAGATAAACCCACTTCGGGGGTGCTGCTTTTTGCCCTTGATGCGCTCACTGCAAGGCGCCTTGGAGAACAGTTTATGGAGCACCATCCTCAAAAAACCTACCTTGCCATCGTGCGGGGTTTTGTGAACGAAGTCGGAGTCGTGGACCATCCTTTGCGGGAAAAGTTGGACAAAATCGCCGACAAACACGCACGCCAAGACAAAGAAGCCCAAGAAGCCATCACGGCGTTTGCGCCATTGGCGCAGGTAGAACTTGCTCACGCGGTGGGAGGTTTTGAGACGGCGCGCTATTCGCTAGTGGAGTTGCGTCCTCAAACGGGCAGAAAACACCAATTACGCCGCCACATGAAGCACCTTTCGCACCCCATCTTGGGTGACACAAAATACGGGCGTGGCGAGCATAATCAATTTGCAAGGGAGCATTACGGGTGCCGCCGTTTGTTGCTTCACGCAGCAGACTTAACTTTTACGCATCCCTATGCAAAAGAGACGCTTGTGCTGCGTGCTGGGGTGGATGAGATGTTTCAAAAGGTGTGTGAAATGAACGGATGGCGTGAGGTGTTGGAGCCTTACATGTAA